One window from the genome of Macrobrachium rosenbergii isolate ZJJX-2024 chromosome 2, ASM4041242v1, whole genome shotgun sequence encodes:
- the LOC136845634 gene encoding sulfotransferase 1C4-like — protein sequence MEREVPVSCIDAYEVPRYGKMVLVQPGGVLLPAGYKKFAKPIYNFKYRSDDICLFTYPKSGTTWTAEIIWAMTHINEMKRALTENLNHRYFFIDNDFFHDLAEEEYMEKLKAKCPDAKQEDGPILQLTALEKERRFIWSHLSFDLQNPDVLDKCKVVYVVRHPKDNMFSRFMHFNKVANASLPIIFETFLSDNTPYGNYWHHVSEAWKRRDHPNLHIMFYEDMKADIMAELKRLDKFLGTNLTEEQLKKVAEHTSFDNMKANPSMVLDIAGFKGSFFYKGQVGSSKGQLPPELDARMDAWIKENAAKVDPAFKYAS from the exons ATGGAGAGGGAGGTCCCCGTCAGCTGCATAGACGCCTACGAAGTTCCACGCTATGGAAAGATGGTTCTCGTTCAGCCCGGTGGCGTTTTGCTACCGGCCGG ATATAAGAAATTCGCTAAACCCATCTACAACTTCAAGTACAGAAGTGACGACATTTGCTTGTTCACTTACCCCAAAAGTGGCACAACCTGGACAGCCGAAATCATCTGGGCCATGacacatataaatgaaatgaagagagCATTGACCGAAAACCTCAATCACAGATACTTCTTTATCGATAAC GACTTCTTCCACGATCTAGCAGAAGAAGAATACATGGAAAAGCTGAAAGCCAAGTGTCCTGATGCCAAACAAGAAGATGGCCCAATCTTGCAACTGACAGCCCTGGAGAAAGAACGCCGCTTTATATGGAGTCATCTGTCCTTTGATCTTCAGAATCCTGACGTCCTCGACAAATGCAAA GTCGTATACGTCGTACGTCATCCAAAGGACAACATGTTCTCCCGATTCATGCACTTCAACAAGGTTGCTAATGCCAGTCTTCCTATCATATTCGAGACGTTTTTGAGTGACAATACACCCTATGGAAACTACTGGCATCACGTCAGCGAGGCTTGGAAAAGGAGGGACCACCCCAACTTGCACATCATGTTCTACGAGGATATGAAAGCAGACATCATGGCCGAACTTAAGAGGCTTGATAAATTCTTGGGAACGAATTTGACCGAAGAGCAGCTGAAGAA GGTAGCAGAGCACACCAGCTTCGACAACATGAAGGCGAATCCCTCAATGGTCCTTGACATCGCAGGTTTTAAAGGATCATTCTTCTACAAAGGACAGGTGGGTTCCTCAAAGGGACAACTCCCACCAGAACTTGACGCTCGAATGGATGCTTGGATCAAGGAAAATGCTGCAAAAGTGGACCCTGCCTTCAAATATGcctcttga